Genomic segment of Amphibacillus xylanus NBRC 15112:
GTGATTATTTTTACTGATCCAGACTATCCCGGACAGCGGATTCGTCATATTATTGATCAGGCTATACCAGGATGTAAGCATGCTTTTCTAACGAAGGATGAAGCGAGAGCAAAATCTGATAAAGGGATTGGAATTGAACATGCAACTAAAGCATCACTTGAAGCGGCTCTAGCTGATATATATGAACTTGTTCAAACCGACGAACAATTAATTAGTCGAGATGATTTAATTGAGTTTGGTTTAATTGGTGGAACAAAGGCTAAGGCTAGACGTGAAAAGTTAACCGAGCGGTTGCGAATTGGTTACGCAAATGGTAAGCAATTACTAAAAAGGCTCCAGATGTTCGATATTACACCTGAGCAATTAAAAGCTGAGATGGAGATTATTTTTCAGGAGGAAGACAATGAGTAAAGAAAAGGCAATTGCAACACCAAGCCAAACGAAGGCTTATTTAAATAAGTTTGGTTTTTCATTTAAGAAAAGTTTAGGACAAAATTTTATTATTGATGTCAATATTTTAAATAATATATTAAACGTTGCGGGTGTTACAAAAGATGTTGGTGTGATTGAAATTGGTCCAGGCATGGGGGCATTAACCGAACAACTTGCACAAGCAGCTGATCACGTTGTTGCATTTGAAATTGATCAACGTTTAGAGCCTATTTTAGCAGAGACTCTTGCTGATTATGATAATATTTCAATAGTTTTTGAAGACGTCCTAAAAGCAGATGTGCAAGCAGTAATTAATCAACACTTTAAACCTAGTCAGCCGATTAAGCTGGTAGCGAATTTACCATACTATGTTACAACACCGATTATTATGCAATTGTTAATGTCACGATTACCACTTGAAAGTATTACGGTCATGATTCAAAAGGAAGTTGCAGAGCGAATGGCGGCAGAGCCAAATAGTAAAAGTTATGGTTCACTTTCAATCGCGGTTCAGTATTATACAGAGGCGATACATACGTTTAATGTACCAAAAACAGCATTTATGCCTCAACCTAATGTTGAATCAGCTGTTTTACATTTAACGTTCCGTAAAGAGCCACCAGTCCATGTTGAAGATGAGCCATTTTTCTTTAGTCTTGTTAGGGCGAGTTTTGCACAAAGACGAAAAACGTTAAGAAATAATTTAGTGAGCTTTTTTAAAGGCAAGTATGATAAAGAAATGGTTGAGGAAAAATTAAAGCAAGCTGAAATAAGTGGCGATCGCAGAGCTGAAACATTATCGATTGGGGAGTTCGCAAATTTGGCAAATACTTTTTGTTAATTCTAATCCGCGATCTTCCATGATAAATGCAAATAAAACGAGTGACCATTTTAAATGATCACTCGTTTTGTTGTGTGCCCAGCATGGGTGCAGACTCTAGGGTGAAAGTCCCGAACAGTGAAGGCAGTAGTAGCTGTAGCTTAAGACAAGGATATGACAAGTGACCGTCATATCTGAAGGAAGTCGGCGGCAAACCTCCGCTCCGAGGAACACGAACCTCATATAAGGCTAAGTAATACTGGATGAGTTTGCAACACAAAACAAAGTCCTTACTGTCAAAGGTATTATAGAGTAAATGAGGCGGGGACATGGAGGGAAAGTCTGTACCCTTACCTGGGGAGAACCTGTTGGAACGCCATGCACACATGGTAAGCAACTCCGTGAAGGGTTGTTGAACAACAGGCGTCAGCAGACGTCATAGTACCTGTTTACTTAAGGAAACAGGGAAGGACTGAACCAAGTATGAAGAATCACATCTAGGCGTTCATTCCGTTCAATGAAGCAGTAAAAGATAACAACCTACTTTAAGGAGGAGATGGTGAATCCCATCAGGGACTTAAAGAGGGTGGAGAATGGAATGGCACAAGAAGAACCGTGATTCACGCAGGAGGAATATCAAATGATGGAACAGATTCTGTCACGACCAAATCTTTTAAAAGCAATCAAACGCGTAGAAAAGAATAAGGGAAGCCATGGTATTGACCAAATGCCCACAACAGACCTAAGGGTGTATGTGATGGAGAATTGGCATACCATGCGTGAACAACTGTTATCTGGTACCTATCAACCGCAACCCGTGCGACGGGTCGAAATCCCGAAACCTAACGGCGGAGTTAGAAAATTAGGTATCCCTACAGTGACAGATCGTCTTATCCAACAGGCAATTGCCCAACAACTAACGCTAGTATTTGATCCGACATTTTCAGAATTCAGTTATGGATTCCGTCCAAATAGAAGGGCGCATACAGCGGTCAAACAGGCAAGAGCTTACATTGAAGAAGGATATCGCTGGGTTGTAGATATGGATCTAGAGAAGTTCTTCGATAAAGTGCATCATGATCGCCTTATGGCGAGACTTGCGACTAGAATTAAGGACAAAGTATTACTGCATCTCATTCGTCAGTTTCTACAAGCGGGTGTAATGGAAAATGGGCTCGTCAGCCCAATGACAGAAGGAACACCTCAGGGTGGCCCGTTAAGTCCACTACTTT
This window contains:
- the rnmV gene encoding ribonuclease M5; the encoded protein is MRIKEIIVVEGKDDTAKLKQFFNVDTIETNGSAIDQYVLDQIQHAKKKRGVIIFTDPDYPGQRIRHIIDQAIPGCKHAFLTKDEARAKSDKGIGIEHATKASLEAALADIYELVQTDEQLISRDDLIEFGLIGGTKAKARREKLTERLRIGYANGKQLLKRLQMFDITPEQLKAEMEIIFQEEDNE
- the rsmA gene encoding 16S rRNA (adenine(1518)-N(6)/adenine(1519)-N(6))-dimethyltransferase RsmA, yielding MSKEKAIATPSQTKAYLNKFGFSFKKSLGQNFIIDVNILNNILNVAGVTKDVGVIEIGPGMGALTEQLAQAADHVVAFEIDQRLEPILAETLADYDNISIVFEDVLKADVQAVINQHFKPSQPIKLVANLPYYVTTPIIMQLLMSRLPLESITVMIQKEVAERMAAEPNSKSYGSLSIAVQYYTEAIHTFNVPKTAFMPQPNVESAVLHLTFRKEPPVHVEDEPFFFSLVRASFAQRRKTLRNNLVSFFKGKYDKEMVEEKLKQAEISGDRRAETLSIGEFANLANTFC